The Citrifermentans bemidjiense Bem genome window below encodes:
- a CDS encoding GerMN domain-containing protein — MRYLRSFILILVITALAACNSSERQPAKAEKPGSVKATKAFVKEFGPAPSVEKGTAYAFVIYFPSAKQPGKVLPFPFFSFDEASLKKVALAKLIGGLGDLKSYQGEIAQPFPAGARLLDLQQSGGSVTAVFSKELAAARTDLGLVNAVVLTLKQFEGVGQVALQVEGAPATTDKQAQKADESVVLPLAPPRLLSVTGMKEKGAATVEEVDAFFDRPVQIKELRLLDADGKPFEGEIFHSVFDMAGVLKPKNPAKFSAGLPVQVRWNVTDKIGRNSSGQTEMMLEVREH, encoded by the coding sequence ATGCGCTACCTGCGGAGCTTCATCCTCATTCTTGTCATAACGGCCCTTGCCGCCTGCAACTCTTCCGAACGGCAGCCGGCTAAAGCTGAAAAGCCGGGCTCAGTAAAGGCGACCAAGGCCTTCGTGAAGGAGTTCGGACCGGCTCCGTCAGTCGAGAAGGGGACCGCCTACGCTTTCGTCATCTACTTCCCCTCGGCGAAACAGCCGGGCAAGGTGCTTCCCTTCCCGTTCTTCAGCTTCGACGAGGCGAGCCTGAAGAAGGTGGCGCTGGCGAAGCTCATCGGCGGCCTTGGGGATCTCAAGAGCTACCAGGGCGAGATCGCGCAGCCGTTTCCCGCTGGAGCCCGGTTGCTCGACCTGCAGCAGTCCGGCGGGTCGGTCACTGCCGTCTTCAGCAAGGAGCTCGCCGCCGCCCGCACCGATCTGGGGCTTGTGAACGCGGTGGTTTTGACGCTGAAGCAGTTCGAAGGGGTAGGGCAGGTAGCCCTTCAGGTCGAAGGTGCGCCGGCGACCACGGACAAGCAGGCGCAAAAGGCGGACGAATCCGTAGTGCTGCCGCTTGCTCCGCCTCGTTTGCTGAGCGTAACCGGGATGAAGGAAAAAGGGGCGGCCACGGTGGAAGAGGTCGACGCCTTCTTCGACCGGCCGGTGCAGATAAAGGAACTCAGGCTTCTGGATGCCGACGGCAAGCCTTTCGAGGGTGAGATCTTCCACTCCGTCTTCGACATGGCGGGGGTGCTCAAACCGAAGAACCCGGCCAAGTTCAGCGCGGGATTGCCGGTTCAAGTGCGCTGGAATGTGACCGATAAGATAGGACGTAACTCTTCCGGGCAAACGGAGATGATGCTCGAAGTGCGGGAGCATTGA
- a CDS encoding efflux RND transporter permease subunit, whose amino-acid sequence MIEKIIEYSARNRVIILMLFALIIAWGVWSVYKTPVDAIPDLSDNQVIVFTDYPGRSPQVVEDQVTYPLAVNLQGLPQVRAVRASSAFGFSMIYVIFEDKADIYWARTRVLERLNYAASLLPSGVVPTLGPDGTGVGHVFWYTLEGKGYDLEQLRTLQDWFVRYQLNTVPGVAEVASIGGFVREYQVDLDPNRLFAYNIKVSQVADAIKKSNNDVGGRLLEQADAEFLIRGRGYVKSTADLENIVVGADMRGTPIYVKNLGTVQLGGAIRRGMLDMNGEGEAVGGIVVMRYGENAKDVIDRVKEKIVSLEKGLPPGVKIMVSYDRSDLIERAIDTLKHSLVEESIVVSLVILVFLLHFQSALVIVLTLPIAVLISFITMKLMGVSSNIMSLGGIAIAIGVLVDAGVIMVENCYRHLSEMPPEERKEKRLDVIIASAKQVGRAIFFSLAIIILSFVPVFLLEGQEGKMFHPLAFTKTFSMMGSAFIAITLVPVLMYFLMRGKMPPESSNPVSTFFIKMYSPIIRWVLKWKKTTIALNVVALAIAIPMFMSIGSEFMPPLDEGSLLYMPVTLPNVSINEAKRLIQVQDTVIKSVPEVEHVLGKVGRAETSTDPAPVSMFESIIILKPKDKWRAGVTKADIVSELDSKLQQIGVRNGWTQPIINRINMLSTGVRTDLGVKIFGADLNVLKDLAVQAEGILKTVPGAADVVAERVTGGNYIDIDIDREAAARYGVNVGDIQEVISTALGGEMLSTAVQGRNRFPIRLRYMREMRSDIPSIQRILVSGMGGAQVPLSLVTKLKVSTGAPEINSEGGLLRSIVFLNVRGRDMGGFVNEAKTVLEKQLKLPPGYYVAWSGQWENQVRAKARLQMLVPAGILIIFILLFFTFHSALEASMVMLSVPFALVGGVYLVKLLGYNMSVAVWVGFIALYGIAVETGVVMVIYLHEALDKKLLKGPVTEQDIYDATFEGAVLRLRPKLMTVAVALLGLVPIMWSTGTGADVMKPIAAPMIGGMISSAVHVLIMTPVIFVLMKKHDLKKGKLKYSGMKH is encoded by the coding sequence ATGATTGAGAAAATCATCGAATATTCCGCCCGAAACCGCGTCATCATCCTGATGCTGTTCGCCCTGATCATCGCCTGGGGCGTCTGGTCCGTCTACAAGACGCCGGTCGACGCGATTCCCGACCTTTCGGACAACCAGGTCATCGTCTTCACCGACTACCCCGGCCGGTCGCCGCAGGTGGTCGAGGACCAGGTAACCTACCCGCTGGCTGTTAACCTGCAAGGGCTGCCGCAAGTCCGCGCCGTGCGCGCCTCCTCGGCCTTCGGCTTCTCCATGATCTACGTGATCTTCGAGGACAAGGCGGACATCTACTGGGCCAGAACCCGCGTCCTCGAACGCCTCAATTACGCGGCGTCGCTGCTTCCTTCGGGGGTGGTGCCGACCCTTGGCCCCGACGGCACCGGGGTGGGTCACGTATTCTGGTACACGCTGGAAGGGAAGGGGTACGACCTGGAGCAGTTGCGCACCTTGCAGGACTGGTTCGTCCGCTACCAGCTGAACACGGTCCCGGGCGTTGCCGAAGTCGCTTCCATCGGCGGCTTCGTGCGCGAGTACCAGGTAGACCTCGACCCGAACCGCCTGTTCGCCTACAACATCAAGGTCTCCCAGGTGGCCGACGCCATCAAGAAGTCCAACAACGACGTCGGCGGCAGGCTCCTGGAACAGGCCGACGCCGAGTTCCTCATCCGCGGCCGCGGCTACGTGAAATCGACCGCGGACCTGGAAAACATCGTGGTCGGCGCCGACATGCGCGGCACCCCGATCTACGTGAAGAACTTGGGCACCGTGCAACTCGGCGGCGCCATCCGCCGCGGCATGCTGGACATGAACGGCGAAGGCGAGGCCGTGGGCGGCATCGTGGTCATGCGCTACGGCGAGAACGCCAAGGACGTCATCGACCGGGTCAAGGAGAAGATAGTCTCCTTGGAGAAAGGGCTTCCCCCCGGCGTCAAGATCATGGTCTCATACGACCGCAGCGACCTCATCGAGCGGGCCATCGACACGCTGAAGCATTCGCTGGTCGAGGAATCCATCGTAGTGTCGCTGGTGATCCTCGTCTTCCTGCTCCATTTCCAGAGCGCATTGGTCATCGTGCTGACGCTTCCTATCGCGGTGCTCATCTCCTTCATCACCATGAAGCTCATGGGGGTCAGCTCGAACATCATGTCCCTTGGCGGCATCGCCATCGCCATCGGCGTCTTGGTCGACGCCGGCGTCATCATGGTGGAGAACTGCTACCGCCACCTCTCCGAGATGCCCCCCGAGGAGCGCAAGGAAAAGCGTCTTGATGTGATCATCGCCTCGGCCAAGCAGGTAGGGCGTGCCATCTTCTTCTCTTTGGCCATCATCATCCTCTCCTTCGTGCCGGTGTTCCTGCTCGAAGGGCAGGAAGGAAAGATGTTCCACCCGCTGGCCTTCACCAAGACCTTCTCCATGATGGGGTCGGCCTTCATCGCCATAACGCTCGTGCCGGTGCTCATGTACTTCCTGATGCGCGGGAAGATGCCGCCGGAAAGCTCCAACCCGGTCTCCACCTTCTTCATCAAGATGTACTCCCCGATCATCAGGTGGGTGCTCAAGTGGAAGAAGACCACCATCGCGCTGAACGTCGTGGCGCTCGCCATCGCCATCCCCATGTTCATGAGCATCGGCAGCGAGTTCATGCCCCCCCTCGACGAGGGGTCGCTCCTCTACATGCCGGTGACGCTCCCCAACGTCTCCATCAACGAGGCGAAGCGCCTGATTCAGGTGCAGGACACAGTGATCAAGAGCGTACCCGAGGTGGAGCACGTGCTGGGCAAGGTGGGGCGCGCCGAGACCTCGACCGACCCCGCGCCGGTCTCCATGTTCGAGAGCATCATCATCCTGAAACCCAAGGACAAGTGGCGCGCGGGGGTGACCAAGGCGGACATCGTTTCCGAACTTGACTCGAAACTGCAGCAGATAGGGGTCAGGAACGGCTGGACCCAGCCCATCATCAACCGGATCAACATGCTCTCCACGGGGGTCCGTACCGACTTGGGCGTCAAGATCTTCGGCGCCGACCTCAACGTGCTGAAAGACCTGGCGGTGCAGGCCGAGGGGATACTGAAGACGGTCCCGGGCGCTGCGGATGTCGTGGCGGAGCGCGTCACCGGCGGCAATTACATCGACATCGACATCGACCGCGAGGCGGCCGCCCGTTACGGGGTGAACGTCGGCGACATCCAGGAGGTGATCTCGACAGCTCTTGGAGGAGAGATGCTCTCCACCGCGGTGCAGGGGCGCAACCGCTTCCCCATCCGGCTTCGCTACATGCGGGAGATGCGCAGCGACATCCCCTCCATACAGCGCATCCTCGTCTCAGGGATGGGGGGGGCCCAAGTGCCGCTCTCCCTGGTGACGAAGCTCAAGGTCTCCACCGGCGCGCCTGAGATCAACAGCGAGGGAGGGTTGCTCCGCTCCATCGTCTTCCTGAACGTCAGGGGGCGCGACATGGGCGGCTTCGTCAACGAGGCCAAGACCGTGCTGGAAAAGCAGCTGAAGCTCCCCCCGGGATACTACGTCGCCTGGTCCGGCCAGTGGGAGAACCAGGTGCGGGCCAAGGCGCGCCTCCAGATGCTGGTGCCTGCCGGTATCCTGATCATCTTCATCCTGCTCTTTTTCACCTTCCACTCGGCCTTGGAGGCGAGCATGGTCATGCTCTCGGTACCGTTCGCGCTGGTCGGCGGCGTCTACCTGGTCAAGCTGCTCGGCTACAACATGTCCGTTGCGGTCTGGGTCGGGTTTATCGCCCTCTATGGGATAGCCGTCGAGACAGGGGTGGTAATGGTCATCTACCTGCACGAGGCGCTAGACAAGAAGCTCCTCAAAGGGCCGGTCACGGAACAGGATATCTATGACGCCACCTTCGAGGGGGCGGTACTGAGGCTGCGCCCGAAACTCATGACCGTCGCCGTCGCCCTCTTGGGCCTGGTCCCGATCATGTGGTCGACAGGCACCGGCGCCGACGTGATGAAACCGATCGCCGCGCCCATGATAGGGGGGATGATCTCTTCGGCCGTCCACGTTCTCATCATGACCCCGGTTATCTTCGTTCTGATGAAGAAGCACGACCTGAAGAAAGGTAAACTCAAGTACTCGGGGATGAAGCACTGA
- a CDS encoding efflux RND transporter periplasmic adaptor subunit translates to MKQSVKVAIPIVVILVAAVAGGGYYLAQKKNPPAAKDKAAQGPVLYTCAMHPFIIKDKPGTCPICGMQLIKKVEGAQASAQEQKMLGHVSLSPTQAVMANVATVPADFAPLSKEINAVGIVQYDQSRQAKVTAWVAGRIDKLLVNTVGAYVSKGRPVAEIYSPDLVAAQQEYLLALKSREQFQKSSIQAISQGGDGLVSSARQRLKLMGVRDEQIAGLEKAGHPNIKLPIYTPLSGVVIEKMVQEGQYVNMGEPLFSIADLSSVWVEVEVYENEFAFVKVGQRVEILSQSYPGKTFSGRVSFIYPFLDPKTRTVKVRVDLANPGLKLKTDMFVNAQIKAPLGNTLVVPATALMDTGKRQVVWVESQPGMFEPRDVQVGARVGDKVQILSGLKRGDKVAASGGYLIDSESQLSAGSGGGGHEGHAGGAKAPGGTAPGAVAPAAPKKGGGMNMDDMKM, encoded by the coding sequence ATGAAACAAAGTGTCAAGGTTGCAATCCCGATTGTCGTTATCCTGGTGGCCGCCGTTGCCGGCGGCGGCTATTACCTGGCACAGAAGAAAAATCCCCCCGCAGCTAAAGACAAGGCGGCGCAGGGGCCGGTGCTCTACACCTGCGCGATGCACCCCTTCATCATCAAGGACAAGCCGGGAACCTGCCCCATCTGCGGCATGCAGTTGATCAAGAAGGTCGAGGGAGCCCAGGCGAGCGCCCAGGAGCAGAAGATGCTGGGGCACGTCTCACTCTCTCCCACCCAGGCGGTCATGGCCAACGTGGCGACCGTTCCGGCCGATTTTGCACCTCTCTCCAAAGAGATTAACGCGGTCGGCATCGTGCAGTACGACCAGTCCAGACAGGCGAAGGTCACGGCCTGGGTGGCGGGGCGCATCGACAAGCTCCTCGTCAACACAGTCGGCGCCTACGTTTCCAAGGGGCGACCGGTAGCAGAGATCTACTCTCCCGATCTGGTAGCCGCGCAGCAGGAGTATCTCCTAGCCCTGAAGAGCCGCGAGCAGTTCCAGAAATCCTCCATACAGGCGATCTCCCAAGGGGGAGACGGGCTCGTTTCTTCCGCCCGCCAGAGGCTGAAGCTCATGGGGGTGAGGGACGAGCAGATTGCAGGGCTGGAGAAGGCCGGACATCCCAACATAAAGCTCCCCATTTACACCCCCCTCTCCGGTGTGGTGATCGAAAAGATGGTCCAGGAAGGGCAGTACGTGAACATGGGGGAGCCCCTTTTCAGCATCGCCGACCTCTCCAGCGTCTGGGTCGAGGTCGAGGTGTACGAGAATGAGTTCGCCTTCGTGAAGGTGGGACAGAGGGTCGAGATACTTTCCCAGTCGTATCCTGGCAAGACCTTCTCCGGGCGGGTCAGCTTCATCTATCCCTTCCTCGATCCCAAGACCCGTACCGTCAAGGTCAGGGTGGACCTGGCGAACCCCGGCTTGAAGCTCAAGACCGACATGTTCGTCAACGCCCAGATCAAGGCGCCGCTTGGCAACACGCTGGTGGTGCCGGCGACGGCGCTGATGGACACCGGCAAGCGCCAGGTCGTCTGGGTGGAGTCGCAGCCCGGCATGTTCGAGCCGCGCGACGTGCAGGTTGGCGCGCGGGTGGGGGACAAGGTACAGATCCTCTCCGGCTTGAAGCGGGGGGACAAGGTCGCGGCTTCCGGCGGTTATCTGATCGATTCCGAGTCGCAGCTCTCGGCAGGGAGCGGTGGCGGCGGCCACGAAGGGCACGCAGGAGGAGCGAAAGCTCCCGGCGGCACAGCCCCCGGAGCCGTTGCTCCGGCCGCCCCCAAGAAGGGCGGCGGCATGAACATGGATGACATGAAAATGTAG
- a CDS encoding TolC family protein yields MKHRLLSFYLLLALFLPVATTHAEPAPPVENLSSLIENALANNPELKSSAARWQMYRSRAAQAGALEDPMLMLKIQNGIVTNPLSFTADSMTQKVIGISQQLPFAGKRKLKEEIASKEAETYRWSIEERKLELTRMVKEAYYQIYFTDKSLGILDKNIKIIDDFITLAQTKYSVGQGAQQDIYKALLERSRMLDMKITLEQQRRSLEANLNSLLNRPQSTPVGRVADFKLTPLSQTPEQLWGTAEANRPQLKALRAQIEKGRAGHELARKESYPDFNVSFEYMQRQRAMGSDGSDMYSLGVTFNLPIQKERRQAMVAESSSEITMAGEELAGVKNTITAGIADLLAQMDRRKKLVDLYSSGIIPQASESLESAVIGYRVNKVDFLTLLDNRVTLFNYEREYYDSMADYQMKLAQLEALIGKEL; encoded by the coding sequence ATGAAACACCGGCTTTTATCGTTCTACCTATTGCTGGCTCTCTTTCTTCCGGTCGCAACGACCCACGCCGAGCCGGCCCCGCCCGTAGAAAACCTCTCGTCTCTCATCGAAAACGCGCTTGCCAACAACCCGGAATTGAAGTCCTCCGCCGCGCGCTGGCAGATGTACCGAAGCCGGGCTGCCCAGGCGGGGGCGCTGGAAGACCCGATGCTCATGTTGAAGATCCAGAACGGCATCGTTACCAACCCGCTTAGTTTCACTGCGGACAGCATGACCCAAAAGGTGATCGGCATCAGCCAGCAACTCCCCTTCGCCGGCAAGAGGAAGCTCAAGGAGGAGATCGCCTCCAAGGAGGCTGAAACCTACCGCTGGAGCATCGAGGAGCGCAAACTCGAGCTGACCCGGATGGTGAAGGAGGCCTACTACCAGATCTACTTCACCGACAAATCGCTTGGCATCCTCGATAAAAACATCAAGATCATCGACGACTTCATTACGCTGGCGCAGACCAAGTACTCGGTGGGGCAGGGGGCGCAGCAGGATATCTACAAGGCGCTCCTGGAGCGCTCGCGCATGCTAGACATGAAGATCACCTTGGAACAGCAGAGAAGGAGCCTGGAGGCGAACCTCAACTCGCTTTTGAACCGTCCGCAGTCCACGCCGGTCGGGCGGGTCGCCGACTTCAAGCTCACCCCGCTCAGTCAGACCCCAGAGCAGCTTTGGGGCACGGCCGAAGCAAACCGCCCGCAGCTGAAAGCGCTCAGGGCCCAGATCGAAAAGGGGAGGGCGGGGCACGAACTTGCCCGGAAGGAATCCTATCCCGACTTCAACGTCTCCTTCGAATACATGCAGCGGCAAAGAGCGATGGGGAGCGACGGCTCCGACATGTACTCGCTCGGGGTGACCTTCAACCTCCCGATCCAGAAGGAGCGGCGCCAGGCGATGGTGGCCGAGTCCTCCTCCGAGATAACCATGGCCGGTGAGGAACTAGCCGGGGTTAAGAACACTATCACCGCCGGCATCGCCGACCTGCTGGCGCAGATGGACCGCCGCAAGAAGCTCGTCGACCTCTACAGCTCCGGGATCATCCCGCAGGCGTCCGAGTCGCTGGAAAGCGCGGTGATCGGCTACCGGGTCAACAAGGTGGACTTCCTGACCCTGCTCGACAACCGGGTCACCCTGTTCAACTACGAGCGGGAGTACTACGACTCGATGGCCGACTACCAGATGAAGCTGGCGCAGCTAGAGGCGCTGATCGGCAAAGAACTCTAA
- a CDS encoding ABC transporter ATP-binding protein — MALIEIKDVKKQYQTGSDMVEALRGVDISIEAGEFITIMGQSGSGKSTLLSVLGGMNHPTSGEVEMAGVKLYQLPSEKLADFRAQNLGFVFQSFHLIQYLTALENVMLPLAIVKMSTAAKKDAARTALERVGLGGKADRLPNQLSGGEQERVAIARAIVNNPHILLADEPTGNLDSKTSEEVMALFRQLNEAGQTVVMVTHNPENGAYSDRTISLRDGLISA; from the coding sequence ATGGCACTCATTGAGATCAAGGATGTGAAGAAGCAGTATCAGACCGGGTCGGACATGGTCGAGGCCCTGCGCGGCGTGGACATCAGCATCGAGGCGGGTGAGTTCATCACCATCATGGGGCAGTCCGGCTCCGGCAAGAGCACGCTCCTGTCGGTCCTGGGGGGGATGAACCATCCCACCAGCGGCGAGGTGGAGATGGCGGGGGTGAAGCTCTACCAGCTTCCCAGCGAGAAACTGGCCGATTTCCGTGCGCAGAACCTGGGTTTCGTCTTCCAGTCCTTCCACCTGATCCAGTATCTGACCGCGCTGGAGAACGTGATGCTGCCGCTCGCCATCGTCAAGATGAGCACTGCAGCAAAGAAGGACGCCGCCCGCACTGCTCTGGAGCGTGTAGGGCTTGGCGGCAAAGCGGACCGGCTCCCTAACCAGCTCTCCGGCGGCGAGCAGGAAAGGGTCGCCATCGCCCGCGCCATAGTGAACAACCCGCACATCCTGCTGGCGGACGAGCCGACTGGAAATCTTGACTCCAAAACCAGCGAGGAAGTCATGGCGCTATTCCGGCAACTGAATGAGGCGGGCCAGACCGTGGTGATGGTCACTCATAACCCGGAAAACGGCGCTTACTCCGATAGGACCATAAGCTTGAGAGACGGCCTGATCAGCGCATAA
- a CDS encoding ABC transporter permease, which translates to MKLHTISINNLKRRKAKMAFLTIGLMVGIATIVTLVTLTRSMSTDIERKMDEFGANILVTPQSNGLSMNYGGISLGGVTFDQREIKEEDLAQIRTIKNHKNISAISPKVLGGVKIGSHDVLLVGVDFASELKMKQWWQIFGNAPKGDHELLLGSDASNVLNASSGDSIQIKGETFKVAGVLNQTGSQDDSLVFASLPKAQKLLGKEGKITMAEVAALCSGCPIGDMVTQIAEKLPDTKVSAIQQVVEGRLKALDHFKRFSYAMAAVVVFIGSLIVFVTMMGSVNERTTEIGVFRAIGFRKSHIMRIILLEAALVSLLAGLLGYAAGMGGAKLALPFMAETKNAQLVWDSTVAFGSVGLAILLGLVASLYPALHASKMDPTEALRAL; encoded by the coding sequence ATGAAACTGCACACGATATCAATCAACAATCTGAAGCGCCGCAAGGCAAAGATGGCCTTTCTCACCATCGGCCTCATGGTCGGGATCGCCACCATCGTCACCCTGGTGACCCTCACCAGGTCGATGTCCACGGACATCGAGCGCAAAATGGACGAGTTCGGCGCCAACATCCTGGTCACTCCCCAGAGTAACGGCCTCTCCATGAACTACGGCGGCATCAGCCTGGGCGGGGTTACCTTCGACCAGCGCGAGATCAAGGAAGAGGACCTGGCGCAGATCCGCACCATCAAGAACCATAAGAACATCTCGGCCATCTCTCCCAAGGTCCTGGGCGGAGTCAAGATCGGCAGTCACGACGTGCTGCTGGTCGGCGTGGACTTCGCCAGCGAACTGAAGATGAAACAGTGGTGGCAGATCTTCGGCAACGCCCCCAAGGGGGACCACGAGCTTCTCCTGGGTAGCGACGCCTCCAACGTCCTCAACGCCAGCTCGGGCGACAGCATCCAGATCAAGGGCGAAACCTTCAAGGTCGCCGGCGTACTGAACCAGACCGGCTCGCAGGACGACTCGCTGGTCTTCGCCTCGCTCCCCAAGGCACAGAAACTCCTGGGCAAAGAAGGAAAGATCACCATGGCCGAGGTGGCTGCGCTTTGCTCGGGCTGCCCCATCGGCGACATGGTGACCCAGATCGCCGAGAAGCTCCCCGATACCAAAGTCTCCGCCATCCAGCAGGTGGTCGAAGGGCGGCTGAAGGCGCTGGACCACTTCAAGCGCTTCTCCTACGCCATGGCCGCGGTCGTCGTCTTCATCGGCTCGCTCATCGTCTTCGTCACCATGATGGGCAGCGTCAACGAGCGCACCACCGAGATCGGCGTCTTCCGTGCCATCGGTTTCCGCAAGAGCCACATCATGCGCATCATCCTCCTGGAGGCAGCACTGGTAAGCCTCCTGGCAGGGCTCTTAGGCTACGCCGCAGGGATGGGCGGGGCGAAGCTGGCGCTCCCCTTCATGGCGGAAACCAAGAACGCGCAGTTGGTCTGGGACAGCACTGTCGCCTTCGGCTCGGTCGGCCTGGCCATCCTGCTCGGCCTCGTGGCGAGCCTTTACCCTGCGCTGCACGCCAGCAAGATGGATCCGACCGAGGCCCTCAGGGCTCTTTAA
- a CDS encoding heavy metal-binding domain-containing protein: MDLTQITVTIAGAALIALNLWFFFGKKEAGHASAKEKGGLYACPMHPWITSNDPTADCSICGMKLVRSDEVGK, encoded by the coding sequence ATGGACCTGACCCAGATAACAGTCACTATCGCCGGGGCGGCGCTCATCGCGCTCAACCTCTGGTTCTTTTTCGGCAAGAAAGAAGCCGGGCATGCTAGTGCGAAAGAGAAGGGTGGGCTTTACGCCTGCCCGATGCACCCCTGGATCACCAGCAACGACCCGACCGCCGATTGCTCCATCTGCGGCATGAAGCTGGTCAGAAGCGACGAGGTCGGGAAGTAG